A section of the Pedobacter sp. HDW13 genome encodes:
- a CDS encoding acyl-CoA desaturase: protein MNKLRFIKDEGSAFYKELNEQIEQYFTENGLQKTGNAKMFFKIFLYLGLDILFYVLMITSHSVLAFYVFYLLMGLSFLLTAFNVSHDAVHGVAVKSKFWNRLLFSLSFNLLGNNAYVWGKNHNESHHLYTNVEGSDIDVLNNPLFRMTESQPLKWYHRYQFLYAPFLYLFYSLNWFFLRETLMLFNLSSRTIKIKIPKSEVIKLVLYKLLYIGYMIVLPVSLLPFGWPTVLLAFLLNHFIVSILLVAVLGVAHLSDYASHPVPNAQNKLSMSWPKLQLLTSVDYHAESKFLNWTLGGFNAHAVHHLLPNVCHVYYPKIIPIFKALVKKHKLTYMEMSYGESLASHFRFLKVMGKNEHLIPTQYER from the coding sequence ATGAACAAATTAAGATTTATAAAAGATGAAGGCTCGGCATTCTACAAGGAACTGAATGAGCAGATAGAACAGTATTTTACTGAAAATGGATTGCAGAAAACAGGGAATGCAAAGATGTTTTTCAAAATATTTCTCTACTTAGGATTGGATATCCTGTTCTATGTTTTAATGATTACCAGTCACTCGGTATTGGCATTTTATGTTTTTTATCTGCTGATGGGGCTTTCTTTTCTTTTAACGGCATTTAATGTTTCGCATGATGCTGTACATGGAGTAGCTGTAAAAAGTAAATTCTGGAACCGATTGCTGTTTTCGCTCAGTTTTAATCTGCTGGGCAACAATGCTTACGTTTGGGGCAAAAACCATAACGAATCGCATCATTTGTATACCAATGTAGAAGGTAGCGACATAGATGTACTAAATAATCCTTTGTTCAGGATGACTGAATCGCAACCCTTAAAGTGGTATCATCGGTATCAGTTTTTGTATGCTCCATTTCTATATCTTTTTTATTCGCTAAACTGGTTCTTTTTAAGGGAAACGCTGATGCTGTTTAATTTATCGAGCCGCACCATTAAAATTAAAATCCCAAAAAGTGAAGTCATAAAGTTGGTGCTGTATAAGCTCTTATATATCGGCTATATGATTGTTTTACCAGTTTCCCTGTTGCCTTTTGGCTGGCCGACAGTTTTGCTGGCCTTTCTGTTAAACCACTTTATTGTTTCGATATTATTGGTAGCTGTATTGGGTGTTGCGCATTTATCCGATTATGCATCACACCCTGTGCCTAATGCGCAAAACAAACTGAGTATGAGCTGGCCCAAGCTGCAATTGCTTACTTCTGTAGATTATCATGCGGAAAGTAAGTTCTTAAACTGGACACTGGGTGGTTTTAATGCACATGCAGTGCACCATTTGCTGCCGAATGTTTGTCATGTGTATTACCCTAAAATCATCCCGATTTTTAAGGCATTGGTCAAAAAACATAAGCTTACCTATATGGAAATGTCGTACGGCGAATCATTGGCCTCACACTTCAGGTTTTTAAAAGTAATGGGGAAAAACGAGCATTTAATCCCGACGCAATATGAAAGATAA
- a CDS encoding fatty acid desaturase has protein sequence MKDKYIQVAADSQLLKAIYERVDEELIVDKEVFMWHIIFKFLVYFSLTALLYLALYKITSPFGFMGCFVCYGFVSLLFAFNFSHDFSHNTIFKSKRLNHICFVAIYTVVGAHAEAWKLRHVNSHHYAPNVVDYDSDLKISKLIRVVPNSKYYWFHRFQHLYAPLAYTTYSLFWIFVKDFVILFSKDDYAGKKTFKYYCSFVVQKMSYITLLLVLPMCFSAQSWQIVLLGFLLMHLTQSLFLLFTFFMTHHVEATQYPVTNKDGYINTSWLMNQIKSSNDMHPFSRTANFILGGFNNHIAHHLFPHYHHAFYPEISQILYRILQEHGIKPNATSYWGGIQSHLRLLKKMGTVA, from the coding sequence ATGAAAGATAAATACATTCAGGTAGCAGCTGATAGTCAGTTGCTTAAAGCAATATATGAGCGTGTAGATGAAGAGTTAATCGTCGATAAAGAAGTTTTTATGTGGCACATTATATTTAAGTTCCTTGTGTACTTTTCACTCACCGCACTGCTTTACCTGGCCTTGTATAAAATTACCAGCCCGTTTGGCTTTATGGGCTGTTTTGTATGCTATGGATTTGTATCCTTGCTTTTTGCGTTCAACTTTTCGCACGATTTTTCGCACAATACCATTTTTAAAAGTAAACGCCTTAATCACATTTGTTTCGTAGCCATTTATACCGTAGTGGGTGCACATGCCGAAGCTTGGAAATTACGACATGTTAATTCGCACCATTATGCGCCCAATGTGGTAGATTATGATTCGGATTTAAAAATATCTAAACTAATCCGGGTGGTCCCTAATAGCAAATATTACTGGTTTCACCGTTTTCAACATCTGTACGCGCCGCTGGCCTATACCACGTATTCCTTGTTTTGGATTTTTGTAAAAGACTTTGTCATCTTATTCAGCAAAGATGATTACGCTGGTAAAAAGACTTTTAAATATTATTGCTCTTTTGTCGTGCAGAAAATGAGCTACATCACCTTGTTGCTGGTGTTGCCAATGTGTTTTTCCGCTCAATCCTGGCAAATAGTACTATTGGGTTTTCTGCTAATGCATTTAACGCAATCACTGTTTTTGCTCTTTACATTTTTTATGACACACCATGTGGAGGCGACGCAATATCCGGTAACCAATAAAGATGGATATATTAATACATCATGGCTGATGAACCAGATTAAAAGTTCTAACGACATGCATCCCTTTAGCAGAACAGCGAATTTTATTCTCGGCGGCTTTAACAACCATATTGCGCACCATTTATTTCCGCATTACCACCATGCTTTTTATCCGGAAATCAGCCAGATTTTATACCGGATACTGCAGGAACACGGTATTAAGCCAAACGCTACCAGCTATTGGGGTGGAATCCAATCGCACCTGAGGCTGCTGAAGAAAATGGGAACTGTTGCCTAA
- a CDS encoding MFS transporter: MNKNLLPLTLGGLGIGITEFVMMGLLPDIATDLRVSIPEAGHLISAYALGVVIGAPLLIMIAGKYPPKKILIALMVMFTVFNAFSAFAPTFDTLFIARLLSGLPHGAFFGVGSVVASRIAEKGKAAQAVSLMFMGLTIANIVGVPLGTFIGHNFSWRISFAVVVFVGLVTLLSLKLWLPALEATKNRDLKAELSFFKKRDAWIIIFMISIGTGGLFTWYSYIAPLMTEVAGFSSNAVTYILMLAGMGMMFGNYIGGRLADKFSPAKASAALLLTMVITLTIVHFVSASQPLALIMTFVTGAVAFSLAAPIQMLMIQSAKGSEMLAASASQASFNIGNALGAFFGGLPLVYGFDYTSPAYVGAAMALIGAFFAFWLIKSNSSKPATVTLEAEEKEAEENYVVMH, from the coding sequence ATGAACAAGAACTTACTCCCACTCACTTTAGGCGGTTTAGGCATCGGCATAACAGAATTCGTAATGATGGGTTTACTACCCGATATTGCAACCGATTTACGGGTGAGCATCCCGGAAGCTGGCCATTTAATTTCTGCCTATGCATTGGGTGTAGTAATCGGTGCGCCTTTACTGATCATGATTGCAGGTAAATATCCACCAAAAAAGATATTAATTGCGCTAATGGTGATGTTCACGGTTTTTAATGCATTTTCGGCGTTTGCACCTACTTTCGATACTTTATTTATAGCCCGCCTGCTTTCGGGACTACCTCATGGTGCATTTTTCGGCGTTGGTTCTGTAGTAGCCAGCAGGATTGCCGAAAAAGGAAAAGCCGCACAAGCTGTTTCACTAATGTTTATGGGTTTAACCATTGCCAATATCGTTGGCGTACCTTTAGGTACTTTTATTGGTCATAATTTCTCGTGGCGTATATCTTTTGCCGTAGTGGTATTTGTTGGCCTGGTTACTTTATTGAGCTTAAAACTTTGGCTACCTGCTTTAGAAGCCACCAAAAACCGCGATTTAAAAGCCGAACTGAGTTTCTTCAAAAAAAGAGATGCCTGGATCATTATTTTCATGATTTCGATCGGTACCGGCGGGCTATTCACTTGGTATAGCTACATAGCTCCTTTAATGACCGAAGTTGCAGGTTTTTCTTCAAATGCGGTAACTTATATATTAATGCTGGCCGGTATGGGTATGATGTTCGGCAATTATATCGGCGGTCGATTAGCCGATAAGTTCTCGCCGGCAAAAGCTTCTGCTGCTTTATTGCTTACTATGGTAATCACCTTAACCATTGTGCATTTCGTATCAGCGAGTCAACCGCTGGCTTTAATCATGACTTTTGTTACCGGCGCGGTCGCTTTTTCACTGGCTGCTCCTATCCAAATGCTCATGATCCAAAGTGCCAAAGGTTCCGAAATGCTAGCTGCATCCGCAAGTCAGGCAAGTTTTAACATTGGTAATGCACTCGGCGCCTTTTTTGGTGGCCTTCCGTTGGTATATGGTTTCGATTATACTTCTCCTGCATATGTTGGCGCTGCCATGGCCCTGATAGGTGCGTTCTTCGCTTTCTGGTTAATTAAAAGCAACAGTAGTAAACCAGCAACCGTAACTTTAGAAGCTGAAGAGAAAGAAGCCGAAGAAAACTACGTAGTGATGCATTAA
- a CDS encoding RNA polymerase sigma factor, producing the protein MNLQSYNDQDLVKVYIAGNENGLQELLKRHKSKIYTSIYLLVKDQYLAEDIFQDAFIKVINTLRSGRYNEEGKFLPWVMRIAHNLVIDYFRKEKRTPIITSSDGMDVFNMLHFYDESAEDRMLRDQTHKDLKALIHLLPDEQKEVLLMRHYADLSFKEIADLTDVSINTALGRMRYALSNLRKMLKTKEVSYKG; encoded by the coding sequence ATGAATTTACAATCATATAATGATCAGGACCTGGTAAAGGTATATATTGCCGGGAACGAGAATGGATTGCAGGAACTTTTAAAAAGGCATAAAAGTAAAATTTATACTTCTATCTACTTATTGGTTAAAGACCAATATCTGGCGGAAGATATTTTTCAGGATGCTTTTATAAAAGTGATTAACACCCTGCGATCGGGGAGATATAACGAGGAAGGTAAGTTTTTACCATGGGTAATGCGTATTGCGCACAACCTGGTTATCGATTATTTCAGGAAAGAAAAAAGAACACCAATCATCACCAGTTCTGATGGAATGGATGTATTCAATATGCTACACTTTTATGATGAGAGTGCAGAAGACAGAATGCTCCGCGATCAAACTCATAAAGATTTAAAGGCGCTGATCCATTTATTGCCTGATGAGCAGAAAGAAGTGCTATTAATGCGTCATTACGCCGATTTAAGCTTTAAAGAAATTGCCGATTTAACCGATGTTAGCATCAATACTGCCCTTGGCCGTATGCGTTATGCATTGAGCAATCTGCGCAAAATGCTTAAAACAAAGGAGGTGAGCTATAAAGGGTAA
- the uvrA gene encoding excinuclease ABC subunit UvrA, whose protein sequence is MSKKEAEKDPHRNIIIKGARVHNLKNIDVAIPKNKLVVVTGMSGSGKSSLAFDTLYAEGQRRYVESLSSYARQFMGRMNKPDVDYIKGIAPAIAIEQKVITSNPRSTVGTSTEIYDYLKLLFSRIGKTISPVSGKEVKKDSVSTVVDYVNAMPEDTTVTIFCPLYPHNNRTIKEELAILLQKGFLRVRINDKIEKIEGVLDDTGFKDVELTDDKTVQILIDRIVTNQEEETLSRLADSAQTAFFEGKGDCYVEAEGETKHFSDRFELDGIRFEEPTPNFFSFNNPYGACKRCEGYGNVIGIDEDLVIPDKSKSIYDNAIAPWRGEKMGVWLQNFVKAAPKFDFPIHRSYSALTEKEQQVLWTGNKYFEGLDAFFKELEEQTYKIQYRVMLSRYRGKTTCPDCKGSRLRKDASYVKIAEKSIIDVVLMPLSKALVFFNELKLSVNDAKIAKRLLAEIDNRFLYLNNVGLGYLTLNRLSNTLSGGESQRINLATSLGSSLVGSVYVLDEPSIGLHPRDTNKLIEVLLSLRNVGNTVLVVEHEEEMMRAADHIIDIGPEAGTHGGNLVFSGDYEAILKDKNSLTGRYLAGLEKIAIPTQRRKWKDHILIKGARENNLQNIDVKFPLGVFTAVSGVSGSGKTSLVKKILYPALQKAIGNYAGEQTGAYDGIFGNYDLVSGVELVDQNPIGRSSRSNPVTYVKAWDDIRALFSGLAAAKAAGLKPAAFSFNVEGGRCDVCQGEGEVKIEMQFMADIYLPCEACNGKRFKQQVLDVTYKEKNVSEILDMTIDEAVDFFKDEQKILNKLNPLVDVGLGYVHLGQSSNTLSGGEAQRIKLASFLIKGNNANKTVFIFDEPTTGLHFHDIKKLLKALNTLIEQGNTILVIEHNMDMIKCADWVIDIGPEGGDGGGSVVFEGVPEDLVKVENSYTGKYLATHLNLNP, encoded by the coding sequence ATGAGCAAAAAAGAGGCCGAAAAAGATCCGCATAGAAATATTATTATAAAAGGTGCCCGTGTGCACAATCTTAAAAACATCGATGTGGCCATTCCAAAAAATAAACTGGTAGTGGTAACGGGTATGTCGGGCTCGGGTAAATCTTCGCTCGCATTCGATACTTTGTATGCTGAGGGGCAACGCCGGTATGTAGAGAGTTTATCGTCGTACGCACGCCAGTTTATGGGCAGGATGAATAAACCCGATGTAGATTATATTAAAGGTATAGCACCAGCCATTGCCATTGAACAGAAGGTAATTACTTCAAACCCGCGTTCAACAGTAGGTACCTCTACCGAGATTTACGATTACCTGAAGCTGCTTTTTTCGCGGATTGGTAAAACCATTTCTCCGGTTTCGGGCAAAGAGGTAAAAAAAGATTCGGTAAGTACCGTGGTAGATTATGTAAATGCCATGCCCGAAGATACTACCGTAACCATTTTCTGCCCGCTTTATCCGCATAATAACCGCACCATTAAAGAAGAACTGGCCATTTTATTGCAAAAAGGCTTTTTAAGGGTACGTATTAACGATAAAATTGAAAAGATAGAAGGTGTTTTAGATGATACCGGTTTTAAGGATGTTGAACTAACAGACGATAAAACGGTTCAGATTCTGATTGACCGGATTGTAACCAACCAGGAAGAAGAAACTTTAAGCCGCCTGGCCGATTCGGCGCAAACCGCTTTTTTTGAAGGTAAGGGCGATTGTTATGTAGAAGCAGAAGGCGAAACCAAACATTTTAGCGATCGTTTTGAGCTTGATGGTATCCGTTTTGAAGAACCTACACCAAATTTTTTCTCTTTCAACAATCCATATGGTGCCTGTAAACGTTGCGAAGGTTATGGAAATGTAATTGGGATTGATGAAGATCTGGTTATTCCGGATAAGAGCAAAAGTATTTATGATAATGCCATTGCTCCATGGCGCGGCGAAAAAATGGGTGTTTGGTTACAGAACTTTGTAAAAGCAGCTCCTAAATTCGATTTTCCGATACACAGATCTTACAGCGCTTTAACCGAAAAGGAGCAACAGGTATTGTGGACAGGGAATAAATATTTTGAAGGATTGGATGCTTTTTTCAAAGAACTGGAAGAGCAGACCTATAAAATACAGTATCGGGTAATGCTATCGCGCTACCGCGGAAAAACTACCTGCCCTGATTGTAAAGGCTCGCGCCTGCGCAAAGACGCATCGTATGTTAAGATTGCAGAAAAATCGATTATTGATGTGGTTTTAATGCCGCTTTCGAAAGCCCTGGTTTTCTTTAATGAATTAAAATTAAGTGTAAACGATGCCAAAATTGCCAAACGTTTGCTGGCCGAAATTGATAACCGTTTTCTATATCTAAACAATGTTGGTTTGGGTTACCTAACCTTAAACCGTTTGTCGAATACCTTATCGGGCGGAGAATCGCAAAGGATAAACCTGGCAACATCATTAGGCAGTAGCCTGGTAGGCTCTGTTTATGTTTTAGATGAGCCGAGTATTGGTTTGCACCCGCGCGATACCAATAAACTGATTGAGGTTTTACTTTCTTTGCGGAATGTTGGCAATACCGTTTTGGTAGTTGAGCACGAAGAAGAAATGATGCGTGCAGCCGATCATATTATCGATATTGGCCCGGAGGCAGGTACTCATGGTGGTAATCTGGTATTTAGCGGCGATTACGAGGCGATTTTAAAAGATAAAAATAGTTTAACAGGTCGCTATCTGGCCGGTTTGGAGAAAATAGCCATTCCTACACAGCGCCGCAAATGGAAAGACCACATCCTGATTAAGGGAGCAAGGGAAAACAACTTGCAAAATATCGACGTTAAATTCCCACTTGGGGTGTTTACCGCAGTGAGTGGTGTTTCTGGCTCTGGAAAAACCAGTTTGGTTAAAAAGATTTTGTATCCCGCATTGCAAAAAGCCATCGGGAATTATGCAGGCGAACAAACAGGTGCTTACGATGGTATTTTTGGTAACTATGATTTAGTAAGTGGCGTAGAACTGGTTGATCAGAATCCGATTGGGCGCTCGAGTCGTTCTAATCCGGTTACTTATGTGAAGGCCTGGGACGATATCCGCGCGTTGTTTTCGGGATTGGCTGCTGCAAAAGCTGCCGGACTGAAGCCTGCTGCTTTCTCGTTTAACGTAGAAGGTGGCCGTTGCGATGTTTGCCAGGGTGAGGGCGAGGTGAAGATTGAAATGCAGTTTATGGCCGATATTTATCTACCTTGCGAAGCTTGTAACGGCAAACGCTTTAAACAACAGGTGTTAGATGTAACTTACAAAGAAAAAAATGTTTCGGAAATTTTAGACATGACCATTGATGAAGCGGTCGATTTCTTTAAAGACGAACAAAAGATCCTGAATAAGTTAAATCCGCTGGTTGATGTTGGCTTGGGCTACGTGCATTTGGGGCAATCGTCAAACACTTTATCGGGTGGTGAGGCGCAGCGTATTAAACTGGCTTCGTTCCTGATTAAAGGGAATAATGCCAATAAAACGGTATTTATTTTTGACGAGCCAACCACTGGTTTGCATTTCCATGATATTAAAAAACTCTTAAAAGCATTAAATACACTTATTGAACAAGGTAACACCATTTTGGTTATTGAACACAATATGGATATGATTAAATGTGCCGATTGGGTGATCGATATTGGCCCCGAAGGTGGTGATGGCGGCGGAAGTGTGGTATTTGAAGGGGTACCCGAAGACCTGGTTAAAGTAGAAAATTCGTACACCGGAAAATATTTGGCTACGCATTTAAATTTAAATCCATAA
- a CDS encoding LysE family transporter, whose product MGYIPPGNINLTVAQLAINKGMRQVWYFILSFSCVEVFFTFGMMRFARWAMSDINPNEAVSEVRLSTLVDCFMIVMFLVMGTITWKNRKKVPKTSNKKEDKRSGSVLYGLILGILNPVQIPFWLFFGNYVILHQWIQTDYLSLVIFSLGSGVGSTLALYLYAHFATYIQEKFALSSLIINKSIAIFLFALAGYLMVKQAIVIF is encoded by the coding sequence ATGGGGTATATCCCTCCGGGCAACATCAATCTCACTGTTGCACAGCTGGCCATTAACAAGGGCATGCGACAGGTTTGGTATTTTATTTTGTCTTTCTCTTGTGTAGAGGTGTTTTTTACTTTTGGTATGATGCGCTTTGCCAGATGGGCCATGAGCGATATTAACCCGAATGAGGCAGTTAGCGAAGTACGCCTGAGTACTTTGGTAGATTGCTTTATGATTGTGATGTTTTTAGTAATGGGTACAATTACCTGGAAAAACCGGAAGAAAGTACCTAAAACCAGCAATAAAAAAGAAGATAAACGGAGTGGCAGTGTGCTTTACGGATTAATTTTAGGGATACTTAATCCTGTTCAGATTCCATTCTGGTTGTTTTTTGGCAACTACGTTATTCTACACCAATGGATTCAAACGGATTACCTTTCACTGGTAATTTTCAGTTTAGGCTCGGGTGTGGGCTCTACACTTGCACTTTATTTGTATGCACACTTTGCTACCTACATTCAGGAAAAATTTGCGCTAAGCAGCTTAATCATTAATAAATCTATCGCCATATTTTTATTTGCACTGGCGGGGTACTTAATGGTGAAGCAAGCGATTGTTATTTTTTAA